The proteins below are encoded in one region of Rana temporaria chromosome 2, aRanTem1.1, whole genome shotgun sequence:
- the LOC120928389 gene encoding uncharacterized protein LOC120928389, protein MKVLLTFLMCLLPPGLLLCMMIISVSSGTVYIQSGSDITDCNMKCPQDDEEVTKELYRQCRGEDRTLLESHCYYNFTKSHDSRLQLHTGSGCWKLTQARKDDSCVYNVWCHCDPGYLMSSTEIRVLDPVLISSITSTGGRLGEETAVSVQFSGEESAVTWEVDGEPLPERYRLIDDNRTLIIPGVRRDDAERRFRVRITNPVSEEIREYRLEIRGERGNYWGNRGGCHSSLGLALYTIYMCV, encoded by the exons ATGAAAGTTCTGCTCACATTTCTGATGTGTCTTCTCCCCCCAGGTCTCCTCCTGTGTATGATGATCATATCGGTGTCATCAGGAACGGTGTATATACAGAGCGGATCAGACATCACTGACTGTAATATGAAGTGTCCTCAGGATGATGAAGAAGTGACTAAGGAGCTGTACAGACAATGCAGAGGGGAGGATAGGACATTGCTGGAAAGTCACTGTTATTATAACTTCACAAAATCACATGACTCCAGACTCCAACTGCACACAGGGAGCGGCTGCTGGAAGCTGACACAGGCCAGGAAGGACGACTCCTGTGTATATAATGTCTGGTGTCACTGTGATCCGGGATATCTGATGTCCtctacagagatccgtgttctgg ATCCGGTTCTCATCTCCAGTATAACCAGTACCGGGGGCCGGCTGGGTGAGGAGACGGCGGTGAGCGTCCAGTTCTCTGGAGAAGAGAGCGCTGTGACCTGGGAGGTGGACGGGGAGCCTCTCCCTGAAAGATACCGGCTGATAGATGACAATAGGACTCTGATTATCCCCGGTGTGCGGAGAGACGACGCCGAGAGGAGATTCCGGGTCAGGATCACAAATCCGGTCAGTGAGGAGATCCGGGAATACCGGCTGGAGATCAGAGGTGAGAGGGGCAATTACTGGGGGAATAGAGGAGGGTGTCATTCTTCCCTGGGACTTgcactatatactatatatatgtgtgtataa